In Pseudomonas sp. MYb327, one DNA window encodes the following:
- the ubiD gene encoding 4-hydroxy-3-polyprenylbenzoate decarboxylase, with the protein MQYRDLRDFISGLEQRGELKRIQVPVSPVLEMTEVCDRTLRAKGPALLFEKPTGFDIPVLGNLFGTPERVALGMGAEAVSELREIGKLLAFLKEPEPPKGLKDAWSKLPIFRKIISMAPKVVKDAICQEVVIEGDDVDLSTLPVQTCWPGDVAPLITWGLTVTKGPNKDRQNLGIYRQQVIGRNKVIMRWLSHRGGALDYREWCEKHPGQPFPVAVALGADPATILGAVTPVPDSLSEYAFAGLLRGNRTELVKCRGNDLQVPATAEIILEGVIHPGEMADEGPYGDHTGYYNEVDSFPVFTVERITHRIKPIYHSTYTGRPPDEPAILGVALNEVFVPILQKQFPEITDFYLPPEGCSYRMAVVTMKKSYPGHAKRVMLGVWSFLRQFMYTKFVIVTDDDINARDWNDVIWAITTRMDPKRDTVMIENTPIDYLDFASPVSGLGSKMGLDATHKWPGETTREWGRVIVKDDAVTQRIDAIWNQLGID; encoded by the coding sequence ATGCAGTATCGCGACTTGCGCGACTTTATCAGCGGCCTGGAACAGCGCGGCGAACTCAAGCGCATCCAGGTTCCGGTGTCCCCAGTGCTCGAAATGACCGAGGTCTGCGACCGCACTTTGCGCGCCAAGGGCCCGGCCCTGCTTTTCGAAAAGCCCACCGGTTTTGATATTCCCGTGCTCGGCAATCTGTTCGGCACCCCCGAGCGCGTAGCGTTGGGCATGGGCGCCGAAGCGGTCAGTGAGCTGCGTGAAATCGGCAAGTTGCTGGCGTTCCTCAAGGAGCCCGAGCCGCCGAAGGGGCTGAAAGACGCCTGGTCCAAGCTGCCGATCTTCCGCAAGATCATCTCGATGGCACCCAAGGTCGTCAAAGACGCGATCTGCCAGGAAGTGGTCATCGAAGGCGATGACGTTGATCTCTCGACCCTGCCGGTGCAGACCTGCTGGCCAGGCGACGTCGCGCCGCTGATCACCTGGGGCCTGACTGTCACCAAGGGTCCGAACAAGGACCGGCAGAACCTCGGCATCTACCGTCAGCAAGTGATCGGCCGCAACAAAGTCATCATGCGCTGGCTCAGTCACCGTGGCGGCGCGCTGGATTACCGCGAGTGGTGCGAGAAGCATCCGGGTCAACCGTTCCCGGTGGCGGTGGCGCTGGGCGCCGATCCCGCGACCATCCTCGGCGCCGTGACGCCAGTGCCCGACAGCCTCTCGGAGTACGCTTTCGCCGGCCTGCTGCGCGGCAACCGTACCGAATTGGTGAAGTGCCGCGGCAACGACCTGCAAGTGCCGGCCACCGCCGAAATCATCCTTGAAGGCGTGATTCATCCGGGCGAGATGGCCGATGAAGGGCCATACGGCGACCACACCGGTTACTACAACGAAGTCGACAGCTTCCCGGTGTTCACCGTCGAGCGCATCACCCATCGGATCAAACCGATCTACCACAGCACCTACACTGGCCGTCCGCCGGATGAGCCGGCGATTCTCGGCGTGGCGTTGAACGAAGTGTTCGTGCCGATCCTGCAGAAGCAGTTCCCGGAGATCACTGACTTCTACCTGCCGCCTGAAGGCTGTTCGTACCGCATGGCTGTCGTGACCATGAAGAAGTCGTATCCGGGTCATGCCAAGCGGGTAATGCTCGGTGTCTGGTCGTTTTTGCGACAGTTCATGTACACCAAGTTCGTTATCGTCACTGACGACGATATCAACGCACGTGACTGGAATGATGTGATCTGGGCCATCACCACGCGCATGGACCCCAAGCGCGACACGGTGATGATCGAGAACACGCCAATCGACTACCTCGACTTCGCCTCGCCGGTCTCCGGCCTGGGCTCGAAGATGGGGCTCGATGCCACGCATAAATGGCCGGGCGAAACCACGCGTGAGTGGGGTCGGGTGATCGTCAAGGATGATGCTGTGACCCAGCGGATCGATGCCATCTGGAATCAGTTAGGAATAGATTGA
- a CDS encoding CDP-6-deoxy-delta-3,4-glucoseen reductase, protein MRVTLQPSGAVLDILPGERILDGARRLGYECPQSCRNGNCHVCAALLVEGRVEQSGNVRDHGEFYTCIAEPLEDCIVLWDGVLALGELPVRSLSCQVTSCTDVGGDTWRVRLRAPAGKPPRYHAGQYLMIHRDNGDKSSFSLASAPSSGRDLEIHVLAREASALNLIKQLQRDTMVRIDMPFGDTHLAELPDGPLVLIAAGTGMGQVHGLIEHCRATGFKHPVHLYWGVRRPEDFYEIEHWDEWLKLPNLFLHKVVSDHCGWEGRCGMLHEAVCEDFPDLKALHVYASGSPAMVYGTLDALVEAGMDAHQMRADVFAYAPRS, encoded by the coding sequence ATGCGTGTAACCTTGCAGCCCTCCGGAGCAGTGCTGGATATTTTGCCCGGCGAGCGGATTCTCGATGGCGCACGCCGTCTGGGCTATGAATGCCCGCAAAGCTGTCGTAACGGCAACTGCCACGTGTGCGCCGCGTTGCTGGTGGAAGGGCGCGTCGAACAGTCGGGGAATGTGCGCGACCATGGCGAGTTCTACACTTGCATAGCAGAGCCGCTGGAAGACTGCATCGTGCTGTGGGATGGCGTGCTCGCGCTGGGAGAATTGCCGGTGCGCAGTCTTTCGTGCCAGGTCACCAGTTGCACCGACGTCGGCGGTGATACATGGCGGGTGCGGCTGCGGGCACCTGCCGGCAAGCCGCCGCGATATCACGCCGGTCAGTACCTGATGATTCATCGGGACAACGGCGACAAGTCGTCCTTTTCCCTGGCCTCGGCGCCGTCTTCGGGGCGCGATCTGGAAATCCATGTGCTGGCGCGCGAAGCCAGTGCATTGAACCTGATCAAGCAGCTGCAACGTGACACGATGGTGCGAATCGACATGCCGTTCGGTGATACGCACCTGGCCGAGTTACCGGATGGTCCGTTGGTGTTGATTGCCGCGGGCACCGGTATGGGCCAGGTTCATGGCTTGATCGAACATTGCCGCGCCACCGGTTTCAAGCATCCGGTGCATCTGTATTGGGGCGTGCGACGTCCTGAAGACTTTTACGAAATCGAACATTGGGACGAGTGGCTGAAGTTGCCCAATCTGTTCCTGCATAAAGTCGTCAGCGATCATTGCGGCTGGGAGGGGCGCTGCGGCATGTTGCACGAGGCGGTGTGCGAGGATTTTCCCGATCTCAAAGCATTGCACGTTTACGCCAGTGGCTCGCCGGCGATGGTCTACGGCACGCTGGATGCGCTGGTCGAGGCGGGGATGGACGCCCATCAGATGCGCGCCGACGTGTTTGCGTACGCGCCTCGCTCTTGA
- a CDS encoding gamma-glutamylcyclotransferase: MSAIESSILNLAYPPRLDLGPQLTHEQLLNSMQSTMARHKGGPVWLFAYGSLIWRPECTAVERVRGRVHGYHRGLYLWSHEHRGTPEMPGLVFGLDRGGSCSGFAYRLPEEQLDASLYALWKREMPFPSYRPHWLNCRLEDGSQVQALGFVLERHLPSYAGNLPDHVLSHVFENACGRYGTTRDYVEQTAHALRSHAMPDRNLEARLKRCKSKVEQTSAPLV; the protein is encoded by the coding sequence ATGAGCGCCATTGAATCGTCCATTTTGAATCTGGCTTACCCTCCGCGGCTCGATCTGGGGCCGCAGCTCACGCACGAACAATTACTCAACTCCATGCAGTCGACCATGGCACGCCACAAGGGTGGGCCGGTGTGGTTGTTCGCTTACGGTTCACTGATCTGGCGTCCCGAGTGCACGGCGGTTGAACGGGTTCGCGGGCGTGTGCATGGCTACCATCGCGGCTTGTACCTGTGGTCCCACGAACATCGCGGCACGCCGGAAATGCCCGGTCTGGTCTTCGGCCTGGATCGCGGCGGTTCCTGCAGCGGGTTTGCCTACCGCTTGCCGGAAGAACAATTGGACGCTTCGCTGTATGCGCTGTGGAAACGGGAAATGCCATTTCCGTCCTACCGTCCGCACTGGCTCAATTGCCGACTTGAAGACGGCAGTCAGGTTCAGGCGTTGGGCTTTGTTCTGGAGCGGCATCTGCCCAGTTATGCCGGCAACTTGCCGGATCACGTGCTGAGCCACGTGTTCGAAAACGCTTGCGGGCGTTACGGCACCACTCGCGATTATGTCGAACAGACCGCCCACGCCCTGCGTAGCCATGCCATGCCAGACCGGAATCTGGAGGCGCGGCTCAAGCGCTGCAAATCAAAGGTCGAGCAAACGAGTGCTCCGCTTGTCTGA
- a CDS encoding energy transducer TonB has protein sequence MRWFVLMLMLAMSGEIRAGEVFLIPEDNPRPIYPTALQRAGIIGDVRVSFMVKADGSVSKVNILQSDHPDLAEATRVAIGQWRFKPWRVESDKPAEQEVIAPMVFGFDSRLPIHLNKSLKELKCRELNETTVRAPEHAWVDVAAFHYTRAYLSNAFSTTTLTNERRLALIASLNRKVPIIVRKCMNSPVSRYMRFLPEDIRKLL, from the coding sequence ATGCGGTGGTTTGTGTTGATGCTCATGCTGGCGATGTCTGGTGAAATCCGGGCCGGGGAGGTTTTTCTGATACCGGAGGACAATCCCAGACCGATTTATCCAACGGCACTGCAACGGGCCGGGATCATCGGCGATGTACGAGTCAGTTTCATGGTCAAAGCCGATGGATCGGTCAGCAAGGTGAACATTTTGCAAAGCGATCATCCCGATCTCGCTGAAGCGACGAGAGTGGCAATTGGGCAATGGCGGTTCAAGCCATGGAGGGTCGAAAGTGACAAACCAGCCGAGCAGGAAGTGATAGCCCCGATGGTTTTCGGATTCGATTCAAGGCTGCCGATTCACCTCAACAAATCGCTCAAGGAACTGAAATGCCGGGAGCTTAACGAGACCACTGTACGAGCCCCGGAACACGCTTGGGTTGATGTCGCCGCGTTCCACTACACCCGTGCTTATTTGTCGAACGCGTTTTCTACGACAACACTGACCAACGAGCGACGCCTGGCGTTGATAGCCAGTCTGAACAGAAAAGTACCGATTATTGTCAGGAAATGCATGAATAGCCCTGTTTCGAGGTATATGAGGTTTTTGCCGGAGGACATTCGCAAGTTGCTGTAG
- a CDS encoding NADPH:quinone oxidoreductase family protein produces MKAVLCNAFGPAESLVLEDVASPVAKKNEILLDVHAAGVNFPDTLIIEGKYQFKPPFPFSPGGEASGVVSAVGEKVSHLKVGDRVMALTGWGSFAEQVAVPGYNVLPIPPSMDFNTAAAFSMTYGTSMHALKQRGNLQPGETLLVLGASGGVGLAAVEIGKAMGARVIAAASSAEKLAVAKAAGADELINYSETSLKDEIKRLTDGQGADVIYDPVGGDLFDQAIRAIAWNGRLLVVGFASGRIPELPVNLALLKGAAVLGVFWGSFAQRQPQDNAANFQQLFGWFAEGKLKPLVSQVYPLSNAAQAINDLGQRKAVGKVVVQVR; encoded by the coding sequence ATGAAAGCCGTGCTGTGCAATGCCTTCGGCCCTGCCGAATCGCTGGTGCTGGAAGACGTCGCCAGTCCTGTCGCGAAGAAGAACGAAATCCTGCTGGACGTGCACGCCGCCGGGGTGAATTTCCCGGACACGCTGATCATCGAAGGCAAATACCAGTTCAAACCGCCCTTCCCGTTTTCCCCGGGCGGCGAAGCGTCTGGTGTTGTCAGCGCGGTGGGCGAGAAGGTCAGTCACCTGAAAGTCGGCGACCGGGTCATGGCCCTCACAGGTTGGGGCAGCTTCGCCGAACAGGTCGCGGTGCCGGGCTACAACGTGCTGCCGATTCCACCTTCAATGGACTTCAACACCGCCGCTGCCTTCAGCATGACCTACGGCACCTCGATGCACGCGCTCAAGCAACGTGGCAACCTGCAACCGGGTGAAACCCTGCTGGTGCTTGGCGCCTCCGGTGGCGTCGGCCTGGCGGCAGTAGAGATCGGCAAAGCCATGGGCGCCCGGGTGATCGCCGCCGCCAGCAGCGCCGAAAAACTCGCCGTGGCCAAAGCCGCCGGCGCCGATGAACTGATCAACTACAGCGAAACCAGCCTGAAGGACGAAATCAAACGCCTGACCGACGGCCAGGGCGCCGATGTGATCTACGACCCAGTGGGCGGTGACCTGTTCGATCAGGCCATCCGCGCCATCGCCTGGAACGGCCGCCTGCTGGTGGTCGGTTTCGCCAGCGGTCGCATCCCCGAACTACCGGTCAATCTCGCACTGCTCAAAGGCGCGGCCGTCCTTGGCGTGTTCTGGGGCTCCTTCGCCCAACGCCAACCCCAGGACAACGCAGCGAACTTCCAGCAACTGTTTGGCTGGTTTGCCGAAGGCAAGCTTAAGCCGCTGGTGTCGCAGGTTTACCCGCTGAGCAATGCGGCGCAGGCGATCAATGATCTTGGTCAGCGCAAGGCCGTAGGGAAAGTGGTGGTTCAGGTTCGCTGA
- a CDS encoding flagellar basal body-associated protein FliL codes for MKAWIMLMLALTLPVAAVAEEAKEDAAPKVSYITLSPPFVGNYGLDGTPKLKVYKADVALRVTGDEATKAVKANEPLIRNQLVALFAQQTTEAMNNVEAKEKLRQEALKQTQQIMNDETGKPVVEDLLFNNLIIQ; via the coding sequence GTGAAAGCGTGGATCATGTTGATGCTGGCCCTGACCCTGCCTGTGGCAGCGGTGGCCGAAGAGGCCAAGGAAGATGCAGCACCGAAGGTCAGTTACATAACCCTGAGCCCGCCATTTGTCGGCAACTATGGGTTGGACGGGACACCGAAGCTCAAGGTCTACAAGGCCGATGTGGCGTTGCGGGTAACTGGCGATGAGGCGACCAAAGCGGTGAAAGCCAACGAACCGTTGATTCGTAATCAACTGGTGGCGCTGTTTGCCCAACAGACCACCGAGGCGATGAACAACGTCGAAGCCAAGGAAAAACTGCGTCAGGAAGCGTTGAAGCAGACCCAGCAAATCATGAACGACGAAACCGGCAAGCCGGTGGTCGAGGATCTGTTGTTCAACAACCTGATCATCCAGTAA